The genomic window aaacacagaaaacaatttTGTACAAAGTCAAACAGTCTCttacaaaatgtaatgaaaaacattataatttacagtatACACAACATTGCTAACAACTGAGACATGTGCAAAGATCATGGACTATTGTCTGAATACCATTTCTAAAAAAGGAAAATGGGATGAATGTAGAGTTTCAGCTTTTATTGTAATTGTTTCCAGTCATTGGAAACTGGAAGGAGAGATGGCAGAAGGAGATGCAAGCTTTAGTTATGAGCAGATAAAAtcgcaaaaaaaaagcaaaagcacaAGTTACACTATTGTTACAAGTGTTGAACATCAAGTGGAGATACAAGGGGGTTTTACCAGTAGGGGAAAATGAAGAGATACCTATATATCAACTGATAGGAATGGAATGATGGCCAATTGACCAGAGAGTCTGAGGGACAGCGGTGGATGTTGATAGATTATATCCCTGTAATCTAATGTTTGGAGGGTTGTCATTTTGACCAGGATATGTATGGCAGAGTGGGTGCAAGATGATTTATTGTGGATCAAAAATTGGACAGCAGTGCGTTTCTAGGCATATCAAAGAGAAGTGAACTGTAAACTCAGATACCAACATATTTGTAGGTGTTGACAAATTGGATATCTGATCTGTCCAAGGTGGAGATTGTGAGCTTGTGACTTCATCGGATGGAGACAGTATACTGAATACTGATGAAACTGTGTACAGTAGTGACTGACCTTTGGAGACTGAGCCATCACCATCTGGTAATATAACCCAAGGAACAGCCTGGCTGCCCTCAATCCTGTACACCACACCTGTACGATCATCCACACTGTACAGGTGACCATTAAAAGCCACCAGCTCAGACAGCTCCATACCTGTAGTAAAGGAAATCAATCTAGTCATGAAGATGACAAACAATGTGGACACATTTAAAGGATAAGAGATGAACATCTATACCTCGTCCTTTCTCAGCTAGATGACTCTCCAGGGTGACTGTGTTTGAGTCCCATTCCACCTCCAGTCTGTCTGCACTGTCAGAAACAGTCAGGTAACCTCTTTTCATGTAGCTGAACCATGTCTGCTCCTTAGAGCTACGTGATGCTGTATCCAGGTCTGCGATCACGCCAATACGGTAGCGGATGCCATGCTCTGTCCTTTCTGGTGGACTTAATGGGTACGTGTCATTGTAAGGCTTTTCCTGTTTCTGGTGGCGGGAAAATCTGTATGTAGGCTGTCCATAAGCATCTCTGAAGACGTGACCCTTGCTATCACTGTGCATTTTCAGACTGTGACCTACGTTTTGGTAGTAACCTCTGGAGGAATCGTCCCTGTCCACTACAGTCCGCTGCAGGTATAACATGAGCACTAGAGCCAGCAGGGTCGCTATTGCAATTGCCCGCCATTTAGGATGGAAGCGAGAGTCTGAGGTGGCTGCTTGTGTCATAGAGGCCAAGGCCAGGGGGAGGCTTCGGATGGCGACACGGAGGGAGGTCATGGAAGCGCCGTTGTCATGCTCAGTGTCAGTGTTGCACAGGGGGTGGTGATCATCTGAGATTAAGGAAACCAgagaaacacatcagaaaaaagaCACATTTCAAAAGGTCACAAAATTCTCAGTTACATGGTCCTAGAGCTGCATGATATAATGATATACTTGTATATACTGTGATGATAGAAACACTTTGTTTACATCATTGTGTGGTAAATCATAATCTTCACATCAGTATGGTTTGCAGGCAGATATTGACTTAAAggcaacaaaaaca from Sphaeramia orbicularis chromosome 1, fSphaOr1.1, whole genome shotgun sequence includes these protein-coding regions:
- the cant1b gene encoding soluble calcium-activated nucleotidase 1b isoform X2; the protein is MTSLRVAIRSLPLALASMTQAATSDSRFHPKWRAIAIATLLALVLMLYLQRTVVDRDDSSRGYYQNVGHSLKMHSDSKGHVFRDAYGQPTYRFSRHQKQEKPYNDTYPLSPPERTEHGIRYRIGVIADLDTASRSSKEQTWFSYMKRGYLTVSDSADRLEVEWDSNTVTLESHLAEKGRGMELSELVAFNGHLYSVDDRTGVVYRIEGSQAVPWVILPDGDGSVSKGFKAEWLAVKDDHLYVGGLGKEWTTTSGEVVNNNPEWVKVVGYHGDVEHQNWVPHYNALRNAAGIHPPGYLIHESAAWSERLQRWFFLPRRASHEHYEEIADERRATNLLLSCPADFSYITVRHVGPLNPTHGFSSFKFVPDTDDQIIVALKSEEDAGRIATYIIAFTLDGRVLMPETKIGDIKYEGLEFI